One Pelodiscus sinensis isolate JC-2024 unplaced genomic scaffold, ASM4963464v1 ctg34, whole genome shotgun sequence DNA segment encodes these proteins:
- the CAPNS1 gene encoding calpain small subunit 1, with protein MEVSASELMNILNKVVTRHPDLKTDGFGIDTCRSMVAVMDSDTTGKLGFDEFKYLWGNVKKWQCIYKQYDTDRSGTIGSSELPGAFEAAGFRLNEQLYQMIVRRYSDENGNMDFDNFISCLVRLDAMFRAFKSLDKDGNGQIRVNIQEWLQLTMYS; from the exons ATGGAGGTGAGCGCTTCGGAGCTGATGAACATTCTCAACAAGGTGGTGACCAGAC ATCCCGACCTGAAGACGGACGGGTTCGGGATTGACACCTGTCGCAGCATGGTGGCCGTCATGGAC AGCGACACGACGGGCAAGCTGGGCTTTGACGAGTTCAAGTATCTGTGGGGGAACGTCAAGAAGTGGCAG TGTATCTACAAGCAGTATGACACGGAccggtccggcaccatcgggagcAGCGAGCTGCCTGGTGCCTTCGAGGCAGCGG gcttCCGGCTGAACGAGCAGCTCTACCAGATGATCGTGCGCAGGTACTCGGACGAGAACGGCAACATGGACTTCGACAACTTCATCAGCTGCCTGGTTCGCCTGGACGCCATGTTTC GTGCCTTCAAGTCCCTGGATAAGGACGGAAACGGGCAGATCCGGGTGAACATCCAGGAG tggcTGCAACTCACCATGTACTCCTAA